The Pseudomonas sp. IB20 region ACCCACGGTTTGTCAAAAGGCCGCGTGACCTTTGCCTTGGTGGTATTGGCGCTGCTGGTGTTCTCCAAATACTTCTACATGACCAGCCTCACCAGCTACTTCACCTTTTACCTGATCGAGAAGTTCCACCTGTCGGTGGCCAGCTCGCAGATGTACCTGTTCCTGTTCCTCGGCGCGGTGGCCGTCGGCACCTTTGCCGGTGGCCCGATTGGCGACAAGATCGGGCGCAAGAAAGTCATCTGGTTCTCGATCCTGGGCGCCGCGCCCTTCACCCTGGCCCTGCCCTACGTTGACCTGTTCTGGACCGCCGTGCTCAGCGTGGTGATCGGCTTCATCATCGCCTCGGCCTTTTCGGCCATCGTGGTCTTTGCCCAGGAACTGGTGCCGGGCAATGTGGGGATGATCGCGGGTATCTTCTTCGGCCTGATGTTTGGCTTCAGCGGCATTGGCGCCGCGTTGCTCGGCTTGCTGGCCGACAACCACGGCATCGAGTACGTCTATAAAATCTGCTCGTTCCTGCCGTTGGCGGGCATCCTGACGATCTTGCTGCCCTCGACCAAAGGCGTCTGACCGGCCGAACCCCGACGCTGTTACCGCACCGGGGCCGGCTCGCCCAGCTAATTGTGGCAAGCCGGCTTCCTGTGGCGAGCGGGCTTGCCCGGCTCGCCACATCGAATGCGAACGATGGCGCTTTTTATATCAGCCTGGAAACCACCATGGCGCCGAGACCGAAGAGGCACATCACACCTACAACGTAAGCTACTGTACGCCAGGGTTGCTGCCCTGCCAGATACGTCACCGTGTGTACCAGACGAGCCGCTGTAAACCCGCCGAACAACCAGACCGTGACGACACTGGAACTCCCCACTGCCACGCACAACCCGCCCAACACAAAAAACAGCGGAATGTTCTCCAGATCATTCGCCCAGGCCTTTTTCGCTCTGCTGACGTGTGGCAGTTCTTCCGGTTGCGCTGAGCGGCTGAAAAAAGCTGCATCCTCAAGGTTGGTAAACGCCAGCCCCCGAATTCGGAAGAAACCCTGGTAGCAAGAAATCGCAAACATCTTCAGGCACAGCACTAGCACGCACCCTGCGTAGATAGGCAGCAGTTCATTCATCTCGGTACCCATTCACGACGATGTAAAGCAACGGCCCCACCGACACAAACACCACCGTCAGCAAAAAGTACGGCACCACGCAGGCAACCGAACGCCCTCGCCCGCGCGCATCCCGGTACATCCACACACACGCCAGCAGCGCCATCAGATACAGGTCGATCACCACCTGCGCGGTGTCCGGCCGAGACATCAGTTCCCGCCCGAACGCCAGCAGCGATTGCTCGGCCGTGAGCATCGTGACCAGTGTGTACAGCGAAAATCCCAGCAAACCGGCCAAGGCGAAATAGGGTCTGTGCATGGTGCCTTCCTTGAAATGATCAAGGCTCAACATAGTGATAAGGTTGCGCCTCTCGCAATGACCTCGGAGGTCATAATCTGGCCATGGATACCCCTTCAACTGCCGGCCAACACCTGCGCCAATTGCGCCGACACGCCCAACTGAGCCAGCTGGACCTGGCTTTGATCACGGGTGTTTCCCAGCGCCATCTCAGCTGCATCGAAACCGGCCGCGCCAAGCCGAGCCCGGGCACGTTGCATGCGTTGCTCATGGCCCTGGACGCCCCGCTGGAGCAATGCAACCGCGTGTTCCTCGCCGCCGGTTATGCGCCGCGCTACACCGCTACACCGCTCGCGTCACCGGCCATGGCCGCCATTCGTGAAGCGGTCAGCCACGTGTTGCACGCCAACAACCCCGCCCCGGCGATTCTGCTGGGCAGCCAGTGGGAAGTCCTCGCCACCAATGCCAGTACCTGCGTTTTATTTGAGCTGGTGGGGATCAAAGCGAATGCGGCCAACGAGCTAAACCTGCTGACAACCCTGCTGCAAACCGGCGGCCTGGGTGATCACCTGATCAACGCCGAAGAGATCCGCACCGTCGCCTGGCAACGCGCCACGCGCGAGGCTCTGGGCAACCCGGCACTGGCGGCGTTGCTGGCGAGTTTGCCGGCGCCGCCCCGTACCGAACTGCCCATCGACATGCCGCCACTGGTGTTGACGCGTATCCGCTCAAGCCGGGGCGAGCTGAACTTCCTGTCGACCTTCACCACGTTCGGCATGCCCCAGGACATCACGCTCACCTCGCTGCGTATCGAACATCTGATTCCGGCTGACGAGCCCACGTGGCAAGTGATGCGCGCTGGCTATGCGGATTATGCCGCGCTGGTTTTGTGAAATATCTGTACGTAGACTGCCGCCATACCTCCCACTTGAAGGCGGCGAAAAACACGTGATGCACGTTACTGAAGTTTCCATTGCCCAACTGCGCGCGGCACTTGAAAGCGGCCAGACCACTGCCGTAGAACTGGTCCAGGCTTACCTGGCGCGGATCGAGGCCTATGACGGCGCGCAGACCGCCACCGCCTTGAATGCCGTGGTGGTGCGCAATCCCGAGGCGCTCAAAGAAGCCCAGGCGTGCGATGCACGTCGGGCCAAAGGCGAAACCTTGGGGCCATTGGACGGTATTCCCTACACCGCCAAAGACAGCTATTTGGTCAAGGGCCTGACGGCAGCTTCCGGCAGCCCGGCCTTCGCCAAACTGGTGGCGCAGCGTGACGCCTTCACCATTGAACGCCTGCGCGCCGGCGGCGCCATCTGCCTGGGCAAGACCAATATGCCGCCGATGGCCAACGGCGGGATGCAGCGCGGCGTGTATGGCCGCGCAGAAAGCCCGTATAACGCCGGCTACCTCACCGCACCGTTTGCCTCCGGTTCCTCCAACGGCGCGGGCACGGCAACGGCTGCCAGCTTCGCCGCCTTCGGCCTGGCCGAAGAAACCTGGTCAAGCGGGCGCGGCCCGGCGTCCAACAATGGCTTGTGTGCCTACACGCCGTCGCGCGGGGTAATTTCGGTGCGCGGTAACTGGCCGTTGACGCCAACCATGGACGTGGTGGTGCCGTATGCGCGCACCATGGCCGACTTGCTCGAAGTACTCGACGTGGTGGTCGCCGACGACCCCGACACCCGTGGCGACCTGTGGCGCCTGCAACCCTGGGTGCCAATCCCCAGCGTGGCTTCGGTGCGCCCGGCGTCTTATGCGGAGCTGGCGGTGAGCAGTGAATCCCTCGCTGGCAAACGTTTCGGCGTGCCGCGCATGTACATCAACGCCGACCCCGACGCCGGCACCAGCGAAAAGCCTGGGATCGGCGGGCCGACTGGGCAAAAGATCAACACCCGCGCCAGCGTCATCGACCTGTGGCAGGACGCGCGCCAGGCGCTGGAAGCCGCTGGGGCTGAAGTGATCGAGGTGGATTTCCCGCTGGTGTCCAACTGCGAAGGCGACCGCCCTGGCGCGCCGACCGTATTTACCCGCGGCCTGGTCTCTAAGGAATTTCTGCACGACGAATTGTGGGAGCTGTCGGCCTGGGCGTTCGATGACTTCCTGCGCGCCAACGACGACCCGCACCTGAACCGCCTGGCTGACGTGGACGGGCCGAAAATCTTCCCACACGACCCCGGCACCCTGCCCAACCGTGAAGACGACCTGGCCGCCGGCATGGACGAATACGTGCGCATGGCCGAGCGCGGCATCACGCCGTGGAACGAGATCAGCACCGTGCCGGATGGCCTGCGTGGCCTGGAGCAAACCCGGCGCATCGACCTGGAAGACTGGATGGACACGCTGGGGCTGGACGCGGTGCTGTTCCCCACCGTGGCCGACGTTGGCCCGGCGGATGCCGATGTTAACGAAGCCAGCGCCGACATTGCCTGGAGCAACGGCGTCTGGGTGGCCAACGGCAACCTCGCGATTCGCCACCTGGGCGTGCCCACCGTCACCGTGCCGATGGGCGTGATGGCAGACATCGGCATGCCGGTGGGGCTGACCTTCGCCGGGCGTGCCTATGACGACTCGGCGCTGCTGCGGTTTGCGTGCGCGTATGAAGCCACCGGCAGCAAACGCCAGATCCCACC contains the following coding sequences:
- a CDS encoding amidase; protein product: MMHVTEVSIAQLRAALESGQTTAVELVQAYLARIEAYDGAQTATALNAVVVRNPEALKEAQACDARRAKGETLGPLDGIPYTAKDSYLVKGLTAASGSPAFAKLVAQRDAFTIERLRAGGAICLGKTNMPPMANGGMQRGVYGRAESPYNAGYLTAPFASGSSNGAGTATAASFAAFGLAEETWSSGRGPASNNGLCAYTPSRGVISVRGNWPLTPTMDVVVPYARTMADLLEVLDVVVADDPDTRGDLWRLQPWVPIPSVASVRPASYAELAVSSESLAGKRFGVPRMYINADPDAGTSEKPGIGGPTGQKINTRASVIDLWQDARQALEAAGAEVIEVDFPLVSNCEGDRPGAPTVFTRGLVSKEFLHDELWELSAWAFDDFLRANDDPHLNRLADVDGPKIFPHDPGTLPNREDDLAAGMDEYVRMAERGITPWNEISTVPDGLRGLEQTRRIDLEDWMDTLGLDAVLFPTVADVGPADADVNEASADIAWSNGVWVANGNLAIRHLGVPTVTVPMGVMADIGMPVGLTFAGRAYDDSALLRFACAYEATGSKRQIPPRTPPLTAE
- a CDS encoding MAPEG family protein, which encodes MNELLPIYAGCVLVLCLKMFAISCYQGFFRIRGLAFTNLEDAAFFSRSAQPEELPHVSRAKKAWANDLENIPLFFVLGGLCVAVGSSSVVTVWLFGGFTAARLVHTVTYLAGQQPWRTVAYVVGVMCLFGLGAMVVSRLI
- a CDS encoding helix-turn-helix domain-containing protein; the encoded protein is MDTPSTAGQHLRQLRRHAQLSQLDLALITGVSQRHLSCIETGRAKPSPGTLHALLMALDAPLEQCNRVFLAAGYAPRYTATPLASPAMAAIREAVSHVLHANNPAPAILLGSQWEVLATNASTCVLFELVGIKANAANELNLLTTLLQTGGLGDHLINAEEIRTVAWQRATREALGNPALAALLASLPAPPRTELPIDMPPLVLTRIRSSRGELNFLSTFTTFGMPQDITLTSLRIEHLIPADEPTWQVMRAGYADYAALVL
- a CDS encoding DUF2834 domain-containing protein, which produces MHRPYFALAGLLGFSLYTLVTMLTAEQSLLAFGRELMSRPDTAQVVIDLYLMALLACVWMYRDARGRGRSVACVVPYFLLTVVFVSVGPLLYIVVNGYRDE